The proteins below come from a single Alosa sapidissima isolate fAloSap1 chromosome 23, fAloSap1.pri, whole genome shotgun sequence genomic window:
- the tor4aa gene encoding torsin-4A, which yields MGDQDLTEESGSEEQEDQEDKSIHENGVHRFSQLSASVQAVVRIRQKYQALKKRRLEMSASQPYFSSPRTSPKIFTFDAQSVNSPPVIRKKKRRKRGKVLYPSDGYRKVVPDRERSRAKNCLFLLCIILFLQIYNAIENLDDHVLRYDLEGLEKVLKREVFGQQEVRDNLMEHLKDYLSTYVHSKPLVLSLHGPTGVGKSHLGRLLTQHFRYMVGERLVLQYFALHHCPSNDEVVSCAQSLSTLVSDMVTQAEDEEKIPVFIFDEVEHMPGPLLDTLYELIRSRHMNEYLNVIYILISNHGHEEITKFVLHNSSSSLAGDGRGHVSRELVPLLRHSLVKRHLLWKDAEILTLTLLEKSHVVQCFVDEMSREGFYPDLAHIEQLAGEISYYFVGGREFSRTGCKQVVAKVNLL from the coding sequence ATGGGAGATCAGGATCTAACAGAGGAGAGTGGGTCAGAGGAACAGGAGGACCAGGAAGACAAGAGCATCCATGAAAATGGCGTTCACAGGTTTTCCCAGCTGTCTGCGAGTGTGCAAGCTGTTGTGCGCATTCGCCAAAAATACCAAGCCCTCAAAAAGAGGCGTTTGGAAATGAGTGCATCACAGCCCTATTTCTCCTCTCCACGCACGAGCCCAAAGATATTCACCTTCGATGCCCAGTCGGTCAACAGTCCTCCTGTTATTCGcaaaaagaagaggaggaaacgAGGAAAGGTTCTGTATCCCAGTGATGGGTACCGTAAAGTTGTGCCCGACCGGGAGCGTAGCCGGGCCAAGAACTGCCTTTTCCTGTTGTGCATCATCCTGTTCCTTCAAATCTACAATGCCATCGAGAACCTGGATGACCACGTGCTGAGGTATGACCTGGAGGGTCTAGAGAAGGTCCTAAAGAGAGAGGTATTTGGACAGCAAGAGGTGCGGGATAATCTTATGGAGCATTTGAAGGATTACTTATCCACATACGTCCATAGCAAACCTCTGGTGTTGTCCTTGCATGGCCCAACTGGTGTCGGCAAGAGCCATTTGGGTCGCCTCCTGACCCAGCATTTTCGCTACATGGTTGGGGAACGGCTGGTCCTGCAGTACTTTGCTCTGCACCACTGCCCCTCCAACGATGAGGTGGTGAGCTGCGCTCAGAGTCTGTCCACTCTCGTCTCCGACATGGTCACGCAGGCGGAGGACGAGGAGAAGATCCCCGTCTTCATCTTCGACGAGGTGGAACACATGCCGGGCCCACTTCTGGACACACTCTACGAGCTGATCCGCTCACGCCACATGAACGAGTACCTCAACGTCATATACATCCTCATCAGCAACCACGGCCACGAGGAGATCACCAAGTTTGTGCTGCACAACTCCTCCTCGAGCTTGGCCGGGGACGGCCGTGGGCATGTCAGCCGAGAGCTGGTGCCTCTGCTGCGGCATAGCCTGGTGAAACGCCACCTGCTCTGGAAGGATGCCGAGATCTTAACACTCACTCTCCTGGAGAAGAGTCACGTCGTTCAGTGCTTTGTGGACGAGATGTCCAGAGAGGGTTTCTACCCCGACCTTGCACACATAGAACAACTAGCTGGAGAGATCTCTTACTATTTTGTCGGGGGACGGGAGTTTTCTCGCACAGGATGCAAGCAGGTGGTGGCAAAGGTCAATTTGCTGTGA